In Candidatus Methylacidithermus pantelleriae, a genomic segment contains:
- the clpS gene encoding ATP-dependent Clp protease adapter ClpS, producing the protein MAAELILPETIEQEDVESKVRDAFERLWGVVVWNDPVNLMSYVVYVFQRVLNMSKQLATHHMLEVHHKGKSVVARETREKAELIVHQLQSYGLQATMERV; encoded by the coding sequence ATGGCAGCTGAGCTCATTCTTCCAGAAACGATTGAACAGGAGGACGTAGAATCTAAGGTTCGTGATGCCTTTGAGCGGTTGTGGGGCGTCGTGGTATGGAACGATCCGGTCAATCTCATGAGCTATGTGGTGTACGTCTTTCAGCGGGTACTCAATATGAGTAAACAACTAGCCACGCATCATATGCTGGAGGTGCACCACAAAGGCAAAAGCGTTGTAGCCCGGGAGACGCGTGAAAAAGCAGAGCTCATCGTTCACCAGTTGCAATCCTATGGACTGCAAGCCACTATGGAGCGGGTGTGA
- a CDS encoding DUF2017 family protein, which yields MRVRQIEGKLALELEGPEKEALWVSLLALRDHYRTELAELPEPLQRYWVGSVSRESLQGAEGEEAGELLKETRLSWRSERAELVEQWLQRLRPIPGTGRSGLLLEKEELDIFLSIINDRRLTLAVEHGIGEEEMNRNPLWVSSRALQRALWEIHFLAYLQETLLSFLSGS from the coding sequence GTGAGAGTCCGACAGATCGAAGGTAAGCTAGCCTTGGAACTGGAGGGTCCAGAAAAGGAGGCCCTGTGGGTTTCTCTTCTGGCCCTTCGAGACCATTACCGAACGGAGCTGGCCGAGCTTCCTGAGCCCCTGCAACGGTACTGGGTGGGATCGGTGAGCCGTGAGTCTCTCCAGGGGGCAGAGGGGGAAGAAGCCGGCGAACTCCTTAAAGAAACCCGGCTAAGCTGGAGATCGGAGCGGGCAGAGCTGGTGGAACAATGGTTGCAGCGACTCCGGCCGATCCCGGGGACGGGAAGGTCAGGTCTTCTTTTGGAAAAGGAAGAACTCGATATTTTTCTTTCCATCATCAACGATCGGAGATTGACCCTTGCCGTGGAACACGGAATCGGCGAGGAGGAGATGAATCGAAATCCCCTTTGGGTGAGTTCCCGTGCGCTCCAAAGAGCGCTTTGGGAAATCCACTTTCTAGCGTATCTCCAGGAGACACTACTCTCGTTTCTTTCAGGTTCGTAG